Part of the Rhodospirillaceae bacterium genome, TAAACGTGAGTGAAAATTTTAAGGGGAAATACAAATGAGCCACATCCGTGTGTTTTGGCATCCTGGGTGAACCAGTTGTCTGAGGGCTAAAGAGTTCCTCACGATCCGTGAGATCGAATTTGACTCCATAGATATTCAAAGCCACCCCACCGGCATGCAGCAATTGGCCGACTTGGGTGCTAAAACTGTTCCTGTCATCGCCAAGGACGACGAATGGGTCTTCGGTCAATCCCTAGGTGATATCGCTGAGCTTTTGGATATAGAGTACGACGTTACACCAGACCTTTCCCCCGATGAACTCATCGGGCGCATGGAAACCATCCTGGAGACGGCATCCCGTTTGGTGCGACAATTTCCGAATTCGACCCTGGATGAAAACGTTCGGGATCGAGACCGGACCTATCGTGCCCTTCTAAGCCACATCTTCCGCATCCCGGAAGTATTCTTAGATGCCACTATAATGGCTGGTGCCGAAGTCTCGTACGACGGATTAAAACATCCTGACCCTGACGGCTTTGCGACCATGGACGAAATTGCAGATTACGGAGACCAAGTCCAGAAGCGCGTATCGGACTGGCGGGAAGAGGCAAAAAGTCTGGATTTCAATAAGTTGGTCGATGTCTATTGGGGGAAGACCCCGCTTCATCAAGTGTTGGAGCGCATGACGTGGCACCCCGGACAGCACACCCGCCAACTGGCGCTGTTGCTAGAGGAAGATTTCGACACAAAGCCTGATCGTCCATTAGGACCCGCTGAGATGCAGGGCCTGCCGATGCCGGAAAAAGCCTGGGACGATTAAAATTTCAGCTTGGTCAACTGACTGACGAACCCTGCTTCTTCATCCAAGCAGCGCACATCCATGAGAAGTGCGCCGTCTTGAATGCGGCCGATGACAGGAATGGGGAGCGCTCGAAATCCGGCAGCAATTTTCTTTAACAAAGTACCGCCCCCTTTTCTGGAGGCATTCGGCGTTATCGCCACCGCAGCGCTGTTTAATCGTTCAATTGGAAGTGAACCGCTGCCGATCTGGCTTTGACATGCTACGACAGAGACTTCAGCCACGCCTTCAAACACCGCAGACATCGGCGCGACCAACCGACCCGCCAGGTCCTCAATGTCCGCTGATGAGCGTGCTAAATGCCTGAGCGTCGGCACCTTGGCCACTAACGTATCAGGATTGTTATAAAGCCGAAGCACCGCGGCAAGTGCGGCAATCGTTACCTTATCCAACCGCATCGCCCGCTTCATCGGGTTCTTTTTGATTTTGTCGATCAGATCCTTACGCCCGACGATGATCCCGGCTTGCGGCCCCCCTAGCAATTTATCGCCGCTAAACGTCACGACGTCTGCACCATCTCGAATGGTATCGGTTGGTGTTCGCTCATACGGCAGCCCAAACGCGCTGAGATCAACTAAAGTCCCACTGCCAAGATCAACCACGAAGGGCAGATCATTCTCATGGGCGAGTGCCGCGATTTCTTTTTCGGGAACGATCTTGGTGAACCCCTGCACCACGTAGTTGCTGGTATGCACCTTCATCAGCAAGGCTGTCTTGGCGTGAAGCGCACCAGCATAGTCTTTCAAGTGGGTCCGGTTGGTCGTTCCAATTTCTACCAGCTTACAGCCAGCACGAGACATAATATCAGGCATGCGAAAGGCGCCGCCGATTTCAATTAACTCACCGCGTGAGACGGGAACTTCCTTGCGAAGCGCCAGCGCATTCAAAACCAGCAAAACCGCAGCCGCGTTATTATTAACCACTGTTGCAGCCTCGGCACCCGTCAGGCCACACAACAAGTCTTCCAAATGACTGTCGCGGTCTCCGCGCTTACCAGCAGCAACATCAAACTCAAGATTTGCCGGACCACCGGCAACCGCGACCATCGCGTCGATGGCCTCTTGCGGCAATTGGGAGCGCCCGAGGTTGGTATGGATGACCGTGCCCGTTAGGTTAAATACCGCCTTGAGAGAGGGCTGGGCAGCCCTTTCAAGGACTGAGGAAACTTTCCCTATAAGCACATCGTCCGCTGCATCAGCTAAAGCATCTCCGCCATTTTCAGCGATTTTTTGGCGAAGCTGTGCGAGCACTTGGCGGACTTCTTTGGTCACCGCCTTACGCCCATGGGCGTCTATCAACGCGGCCGTGGCAGGAAGATTTAAAATCCGATCCACAGACGGGACAGCAGCTTGAAGAGATGCGTCGGTCTTTGTCATTTAGCGGAAGCTAGGCCCGCCCCCCTAAGCCGTCAAGTAGGAAC contains:
- a CDS encoding DinB family protein, coding for MQQLADLGAKTVPVIAKDDEWVFGQSLGDIAELLDIEYDVTPDLSPDELIGRMETILETASRLVRQFPNSTLDENVRDRDRTYRALLSHIFRIPEVFLDATIMAGAEVSYDGLKHPDPDGFATMDEIADYGDQVQKRVSDWREEAKSLDFNKLVDVYWGKTPLHQVLERMTWHPGQHTRQLALLLEEDFDTKPDRPLGPAEMQGLPMPEKAWDD
- a CDS encoding L-seryl-tRNA(Sec) selenium transferase; translated protein: MTKTDASLQAAVPSVDRILNLPATAALIDAHGRKAVTKEVRQVLAQLRQKIAENGGDALADAADDVLIGKVSSVLERAAQPSLKAVFNLTGTVIHTNLGRSQLPQEAIDAMVAVAGGPANLEFDVAAGKRGDRDSHLEDLLCGLTGAEAATVVNNNAAAVLLVLNALALRKEVPVSRGELIEIGGAFRMPDIMSRAGCKLVEIGTTNRTHLKDYAGALHAKTALLMKVHTSNYVVQGFTKIVPEKEIAALAHENDLPFVVDLGSGTLVDLSAFGLPYERTPTDTIRDGADVVTFSGDKLLGGPQAGIIVGRKDLIDKIKKNPMKRAMRLDKVTIAALAAVLRLYNNPDTLVAKVPTLRHLARSSADIEDLAGRLVAPMSAVFEGVAEVSVVACQSQIGSGSLPIERLNSAAVAITPNASRKGGGTLLKKIAAGFRALPIPVIGRIQDGALLMDVRCLDEEAGFVSQLTKLKF